The following nucleotide sequence is from Lacinutrix sp. Hel_I_90.
TACTTATTGCTTCGGTTTCAGTGTCGTGTGTAAACGATGACGAAACGTTTGGTGTAAGTGACACAAAAGCTATAGCGACGACCACAGTCACTTCAATTACTGTACCGGAAGGTTCTACTGGTGTTATTCCATTTACTTTAAGTAAAGCATTAAACAAAGCTTCTCAGTTTAAAATTGAGTTGATGAGTGGTAGCGCTTCACAAGAAGAAATAATGGTAGGTGATCAAGAAACAGATGCTGATACTGGAATTCCAGGAGAAGGATTTGAAATAACTGTTCCTGCATACCAAAGCTCTTTCGAAATTCCTTTTGAGTCTTTACTAGATTTCGATTGTGAAGCGAATGAAAATGTCAAAATAAGAATTACTGCTGCTGGTGTAAGAACAGCAATAACACCTGATAGTGATGGTTACATCATTGATGTTGCTATACCTAATGTGCCAACATGGACCATAGTTGGTGTTGATACTTACGGTGATAGTTGGAATGGTGCATCTATTGACGTTACAATTGATGGTGTAACAACTAGCTATACTGTTGAAGAAGACACAAACACTTACTATGTTGGAATACCAACAGGCGCGACTTATTCGTTTGCATTCGTAAGTGGTGATTGGGATGGTGAAGTTGAATATACAATAACATCTCCTGATGGCGATGTATTTGCTGATGCATATTATCCTGCAGTTGGACAAATCACAAGCGGTACTAGTTCTTGTAACTAATTCCACTTCAAATATTTTTAAAAAACCACTTCTTTATGAAGTGGTTTTTTTATTTTTGTTAAAAAAGAAAGATGAAAAACATTACTTTATTACTCATTTTATTAACCAGTTTATTTAGCACCGCTCAAAACACAGTCGGAACCATAAGAAATGATTCGGGTTCTTTTAATGCTTACACTTTGTTATCACCAATAAACTCAACAGAAACTTACTTGATAAATAACTGTGGTCAAGTCGTTCACCAATGGACAAGTACATACACACCAGGAGCTTCTGTGTATTTATTAGAAAATGGTAATCTACTAAGAACCGGAAAAATTGCTAATAATAATTTTCAGTTTGGTGGTGTTGGAGGCAAAATAGAATTATTTGATTGGGATAATAACTTGCTTTGGGAATACACTCACTCTGCTAATGATTTTACACAACATCATGACATATACCCCTTACCCAACGGTAACATAATCATGATTGTTGCTACCAAAATGAACGAGGCAGAGGCATTACAGGCAGGTAGAGATCCTGCGAACTTAACACAAGGTGAGGTTTTTAATGAACAAATTCTAGAAATTCAACCTGTTGGCACGAATCAAGTAAACATCGTATGGGAGTGGAACATTAAAGATCATTTAGTGCAGGATTATGATGCTACAAAAGACAATTTTGGTGTTGTAGCAGATGCTCCTGGGCGTTTAGACTTCAATTACATAAATATTACTAATGCAACTGCCAACTGGCTACATGTCAATTCAATACAATACAACGTCGCCTTAGATCAATTAGTTTTAAGTTCAAGAATTATGAGTGAGATCTATGTTATTGATCACTCTACAACTACAGCACAGGCAGCGACTAATACAGGTGGAACCTATGGAAAAGGTGGCGATTTTTTATACCGTTGGGGAAATAATGCCGCTTACGATAAAGGAACTCCCGCTACACAGACTTTATTTGGGCAACATTATCCACATTGGATAGCTGACGGACTAACAGACGCTGGAAAACTCATGATTTTCAATAATGGAGGAGATCGTGCTTATTCGTCGATTGATATAATTGACCCCATTGAAACAACTCCTGGTCATTACGTTTATGATCCCGTTAATGGTTACGCGCCAACAACAGCAGAATGGATATATACAACGCCAACAAACACAGATTTCTATACAGCTATTTTATCAAGCGGCCAGCGCTTGCCAAATGGTAACACCTTAATTTGTGATGGCGACTCCGGCTATTTTTTTGAAATAGATTCAAATGAAAATATTGTTTGGGAATATGTTAACCCCGATGCAACGAATACTATTATTAATCAAGGGGATGCCCCTTCTTTTAATCTTGTATTTAGGGCTATAAAATTTGCACCAGATTACCCTGCTTTTAGTGGAAGAACTCTAACTCCCGGAGACCCCATAGAAACAAACCCAGATTTAAGTAATTGTACTGTTTTAAGTGTCAAAGAAAATGAGTTACCAGAAGTGAGTATTCAATTATACCCAAATCCTGTGGTAGATATATTAACTGTTGTCTATGAAAAAGAGATTAATAAAATTGAAATTTATACGCTATTTGGTCAGCTCATTCAAGTGATTGAGAACTCAAATGTTGTTGACTTAAAATCATATGCATCAGGATTGTATTTAGTAAAAATTCATGCTAACGAAGGTACTTTAACCAAGAAAATTATAAAAGAGTAGTTTTTACTCCACTAATATATGAAGCGGCTGATTTTTATCAGCCGCTTTTTTAATACCTTTGTCACAATGGAAGATAACACACAAATTTTTGGTTTAAGAGCGGTTATAGAAGCTATACATGCTGAAACAACTATAGATAAGGTTTTTTTACAAAAAGGTCTCAAAGGAGCGCTTTTTTTAGAGTTAGAATCCCTTTTAAGGAAACACAGTATAAATTCTTCATACGTCCCAGTTGAAAAACTAAACCGCCTTACTAAAAACAACCATCAAGGTGTCGTCGCACAAATTTCTCCTATTTCCTTTTATGATTTAGATACTTTAGTTGAACAAACGATAGCAAGCGGTGCTACACCACTATTCCTTTTATTGGACCAACTTAGTGATGTAAGA
It contains:
- a CDS encoding aryl-sulfate sulfotransferase → MKNITLLLILLTSLFSTAQNTVGTIRNDSGSFNAYTLLSPINSTETYLINNCGQVVHQWTSTYTPGASVYLLENGNLLRTGKIANNNFQFGGVGGKIELFDWDNNLLWEYTHSANDFTQHHDIYPLPNGNIIMIVATKMNEAEALQAGRDPANLTQGEVFNEQILEIQPVGTNQVNIVWEWNIKDHLVQDYDATKDNFGVVADAPGRLDFNYINITNATANWLHVNSIQYNVALDQLVLSSRIMSEIYVIDHSTTTAQAATNTGGTYGKGGDFLYRWGNNAAYDKGTPATQTLFGQHYPHWIADGLTDAGKLMIFNNGGDRAYSSIDIIDPIETTPGHYVYDPVNGYAPTTAEWIYTTPTNTDFYTAILSSGQRLPNGNTLICDGDSGYFFEIDSNENIVWEYVNPDATNTIINQGDAPSFNLVFRAIKFAPDYPAFSGRTLTPGDPIETNPDLSNCTVLSVKENELPEVSIQLYPNPVVDILTVVYEKEINKIEIYTLFGQLIQVIENSNVVDLKSYASGLYLVKIHANEGTLTKKIIKE